The genomic DNA CACGCCGCCGGGCGGCTCGCTCCATGCCCCGGATCACCTCGTCGCCGTACAGGCTCAGCTCCGCGCCCTGGGGGTCGGAGGAGTCGTCGGCCGCGGGCTCGGCGAAGTCGGGGAAGCACAACCCGAGCACGCCGGTGACCCGGCTCGCCAGCCCGCGCGCGCTCGCACTCGGCACGTACCCGAGCTCACGGGCGGCGGACAGGACCCTTTCACGGGTCTCCGAGCGGACGCTGTCGGGGCTCCGGTACACACGTGACACCGTCGCGATGGACACGCCGACGCGCTCGGCGACGTCATACACGGTGGGACCGCCCATGAAGAGCCCATCCTCGGCCTGCGGAACTGACAAATGGAAGCGCATTCAGGATACCGCAGCCTTCCAGCCGGTCAGAGCAGATCCAGCCGCAGCCGGAGCGCACGGCTGCGATGCAAGCCAGCACGGGGCAGCCCATGTCCAGGGCTAGGGTGCCCTGACGAGAACGCAACCTTCCAAGCCCGTGGTAGCGAGGTACTGCCACCTCTGACGGTGAGGCCGGGCTGTACTACGACGACTGGAGGCTGCTGAGTCGACAAGAACGCGCTCGCAGAAACCGCGGGGAACGATCACTCGGCGCGCGGGGAACGATCTTCAAAGGCCCACGACGGTGCTGGTCAACCCCACTCGTGAACGGCCCACTTCAGAGCCGTTCTGGATTCGGCTCCCAGGGTGTTCACAAGGTCCCGCCGGTCTTCTCGACCGCGCGGGATTTTGTCGTTTCCGGGGCCCGGCAGCGAACCCGCGGGAGCGGCCGGTGCGGACCACCGTCTTCCGCCGGATCTTCCACCGGCAGGACGCCACCGTGCGGATCCGCGTCCTCGAACCACGCCACGGCAGTCCGCACGACGACGCCGGTACCGACGCCCGCGGCTCCCGGCCGTTCCGGGTTTCGAAGAGGTGGCGGTTCTCTCGCGAATCCCCGGTGAACGGGGCGGGAATGTTGTGGCGCAATCGTCGGTCCCCGGCTGCAATCCGCATAGGGCATGTGAAAGTGCACCGTAGGGGAAGGGTGGGGCTGCTGAGCACGATGCCGGTGCTCGCAGGAATCAGAGGGTGGGATCTCCGTGTCCTGGTGTCCGCTGCGGACAGCCGCTGCCGTTCCGCGACAACTGCCGGCGCACCCGGTCTCCCGGCGGGCCGCGAGGCATCGACTGACACGAAGGACATGACAACGTGAGACGCACGCTTGTAGTACTGGTCAGCCTGTGCACCGCGCTCGGGCTTCCCGTGCTGGAGACGGCCGCGGCGCAGCCCGGTTCGTCGTCGGCGCTGCCCGGAGGGTGGGAGGAAGTGCAGGGCCCGGAGGCGGCCGCCGCGGCCGAGGGGGCACGCGCGGTCTCGGCGAACGCGGCGGAGCCCGTCGCGATCCAGTCGGTCCGCAACGGCGGGTTCGCGACCGCCGAGGTCAACTACGCCGCACCGCGCACCGGCGTGGTGCGCGCCCGGTCCGCCAACCCCGGCACCTGGGAGACCTTCGACCTGATCTGGAACGAGGCCACCGAGACGTACGCCCTGAAGTCCAAGGCCAACAACCGGTACGTGGCCGTCGAGCGCAACTTCACCGGCAGCGCCGCGAACGTGCTGCGTGCCCGCTCCACCACCGCGGGCGCCTGGGAGCGCTTCACGCTCTGGTACAACGAGGAACTCGACCGCTGGGCCTTCCGCTCCGAGCTGAACGGCCGGTTCGTCGCGATGGAGAACAACTACACCGGCTCCCTGCAGTACGTGCTGCGCGCCCGCTCCGAGACCGTCTCCGGTGCCTGGGAGCAGTTCTACCTCTACGACCGCAGCTAACCCCCACCCCGCCGCCGCCCCCACCGTCAGGCGTCCCCTCCGGCCGCGCCGCCCCACCCGGGCGGCCGGAGGCCCGGTCCGGGCCCGTCGTCGCGTCAATCTGCGCCGGGATAAGCGGTGGTGCGCCACCAGAGGCCGGGTTTGAGATGCCCGATCAGTCGTGAGTCGGTGACCACGACGTCGTAGTCGGCCCCCACGCGGACCTCTTCGCACCGGAGGAAGGCCGCGGCGGATTCGGGGGACATCTCGTCGAATGGCCCCTCGTCCTCCCAGGGAAACCCTCTGCCGCTCTCGGAGAGCCGTTCTTCGGCCTCAGCCGTGAAGGGGTAGTTGCGGGTCGCGGTGCGCTCCGCACTCTCGACGAAGTCCTGCTCGATCCCGTCGTCCTCGTCGACAAGAAGGTCGAGTACGGCCTCGTCCTCTTCCAGGTCGCGGAGGAAGAAGTTCTTGTCGGGCAGCGGCCAGTGCCATACGTCCGGGTTGAAGGCGGTCACCCGCAGTTGTATGTGCCGCCGCGGAGGGTCGACGGCCAGCACGCGCACCGCGTAGAGATCAGTCACGGCGCCATTCTCGGCGCGGGCACTCGCACCGGCAAAGCCCTCCTACGTGGCAGCCGCCGTGCCTGCGTGAGCGCCCCACCCGGCCCCTCCCGGATTTTAACGTTACGCGGCCGGGGTGGCTGCCGGGTTCCGGTGTGGTTTACAACGTTGCATCTTGGTGCTGTGATGGCAGGGACCGCATCCCGTCCGATCGTCGTCCTCCCCCAGGAGACCCTTCGCCATGCCCGATTCGCACGCTCCCGCCGCCCCCGCGGGGACTCCGCGGCCCGAGTACCCCCGGCCCGGCTTCGTCCGGGCGGACTGGCTCAACCTCAACGGCACCTGGCAGTTCGCCCGTGATCCCGGTGACAGCGGGTTCGAGCGCGGGCTTGCCGGACGTGAGTTGCCCGAGCGCATCGTCGTCCCGTTCTGTCCCGAGTCGGAGTTGTCCGGGATCGGGGACACCGACTTCCACCACGCCGTCTGGTACCGGCGCACCGTGCGGATACCGGAGGCGTGGGCCGGGCGGCGGGTGCTGTTGCACTTCGGGGCCGTCGACCACGATGCCACCGTGTGGGTCAACGGGCGGGAAGTCGCCCGGCACAGCGGGGGGTTCACGCCGTTCAGCGCCGATCTCGGCGGTGTCGTACGGGCCGGGGAGGAGGCCGTCGTCGTGGTGCGGGCGCGGGATGCCGCGCAGGGGCCGCAGGCGCGGGGGAAGCAGTCGACCGCGTACGAGAACCACGCCTGCTTCTACACCCGTACCACCGGCATCTGGCAGACCGTCTGGCTGGAGCCCGTCGCGGACACGCACTTCCGGCGGCCCCGCATCACCCCCGACCTGGCCGCCGGCTGCTTCCACGTCGAGGTCCCCCTCGCCGGCAGCCGCACCGGCCACCGCGTCCGCGCCGAACTGCGCGACGAGCACGGCGTCGTCGTCGAGGCCGCCGTCGCCGCGGACTTCGACCTCGCGCCGCGCCTCGTCCTGCCCGTACCCGGTGATCGGCGCCGACCCTGGTCCCCCGAGGACCCGCATCTGTATGAGCTGACGCTGGAACTGACCGGTCTCGACGGCACCGTGACCGACCGTGCCGTCTGCACCGCCGGGCTGCGCGCGGTGACGGTCGACGGCAAGCGGATCCTGATCAACGGCAAGCCCGTCTTCCAGCGGCTCGTGCTCGACCAGGGCTACTACCCCGACGGCCTCATGACCGCCCCCGACGACGCCGCCCTCGTCCGCGACATCGAACTCTCCCTCGCCGCCGGCTTCAACGGTGCCCGCCTGCACCAGAAGGTCTTCGAGGAGCGCTTCCTCCACCACGCCGACCGCCTCGGCTACCTGGTCTGGGGCGAGTTCGGCGACTGGGGCGCCGGCACCGGCGGCCCGGTCGGGCCCGACAACCAGCAGCCCACCGCCGGCTTCGTCGCCCAGTGGCTGGAGGCCGTCGAACGCGACTACTCCCACCCCGCCCTCATCGGCTGGTGCCCGCTCAACGAGACCCGGCAGGTGCTCACCGACCGGCAGAGCGTCCTCGACGACGTCACCCGCGCCATGTTCCTCGCCACCAAGGCCGCCGACACCTCGCGGCCCGTACTCGACGCCTCCGGTTACGCCCACCGCGTACCCGAGACCGACGTCTACGACTCGCACTGCTACGAGCAGGACCCGAAGGCATTCGGCGACCTGATGGCCGGGCTGCGGGCGGGCACCCCCTTCGTCAACCCGCAGGACGAGGCGGCCGGGCAGACCTGGTCGCTGCCGTATGGCGGACAGCCCTACTTCTGCAGCGAGTTCGGCGGCATCTGGTGGAACCCCGAGGACGCCGCGTCCGCGGGGGAGGACCGGCTGGTGTCGTGGGGGTACGGGCAGCGGCCGCGTGACGAGGAGGCGTTCCACGAGCGGTTCGCCGGGCTGACGGGGGTGCTGCTCGGCGACCCGGACATGTTCGGCTACTGCTACACGCAGTTGACGGACGTCTTCCAGGAACAGAACGGCATCTACCGGTTCGACCGGTCGGAGAAGCTGGACGTCGCCCGGGTACGGGCCGCGCAGCTCCGGCCGGCGGCGTTCGAGGGGGAGTCCGACGGGGCGTAGGATCCCTGCCCGCGTGTGCGCCGGGGGTGTGCGCGTCCGCGCGTACGCCCCCGCCTCACGCGCTCCGCCTGACCTCCAGCCTGTGCGCCGCCACCACCTGCCGCGCCACCCGCCCCCCGTCCGCGATCCGGTCCAGCAGCAGCCCCAGCGCCGTCCGCGCGATCTCCGCCTTGTCCGGCGCGATCGTCGTCAGCGTCGGGTTGCTGTACCGGCCGTCGTCGATGTCGTCGATCCCGATGACCGCCACGTCCTCCGGCACCCGCAGCCCGCGCTCGTGCAGGGTGTGGATCGCGCCCAGCGCGAGGAGGTCGGTGTAGCAGAACACCGCGTCGGGGCGGGCGCCGCGGTCCAGGGCCGCGGCCATGGCCAGGGCGCCGTCGCGGCGGTGGTACGAGGGCGTGTGGACGACGAGCGACGGGTCGTACGGCACGCCCGCGGCCTGGAGCGCCCGGCGGTAGCCCTCCGTCCTGCGGGGCGCCGTGCCGCCGCCGCGCGGCTCCTGGTGGCCGAGCGCGGCTACGCTGCGGCGGCCCCGGCCGAGGAGGTACGCGGTGGCGTCGGCGGCCGCGGCGACGTTGTCGATCGCCACGTGGTCGGCGCCGGTGCCGGTGATGCGCTCGCCGAGGAGCACCAGCGGGGTGCTGCCGCGCCGGTTGTCGAACTCGTGCCGCTCGATGCCGAGGGGGCTGAAGAGCACGCCGTCGACCATGCCGGGGTTCATGCCGCTGAGCACGAAGCGCTCGGCTTCCAGGCGGCCCCCGGTCTGGTCGATGAGCACGGTGTAGCCGCTCTCGCGGGCGGCCTGGACGACGTGCCGGGTCAGCTCGGCGAAGTACGGGATGTCGATCTCCGGTACGGCGACGGCGATCAGGCCGGCGCGGCGCAGCCGCAGGTTGCGGGCGGAGAGGTTGGGGCGGTAACCGAGTTGGTCGATCGCCCAGTGCACCCGCTCGCGGGTGGCCGCGCTGACGGGGCGGTTGCCCGACAGCACGTTGGAGACCGTGGTGGGCGACACCCGCGCCAGCGCGGCCACGTCGCGGACGCCGATGGCGCTGCGCCGGGGCGATGCTTCGGGGGGCGGCATGGGGTCATCTTCTCAGGCGGGCGCGGCGGGGGCGCGCGGGGAACCGCGCGTGCGGAACTTCGTACAGGGCACTTCGCCCGGGGCGCTTCGCTCAGGGAACTCCGGGGCGCGGACGATCCGTTGTGTCGGGAGTTCGCAGAGTTACCGAGGTGCGCACACCCCTGCCGTCCACTGTCACGGAAGGCCCGCAACCATGGCTCCGAACCACCCCAGACTCTCCCGCCGCCTGCTCCTCGGCGCCGCCGCCGGCGCCACGTTCACGGCCGCGACGGTCGCCGGCACGGGTGCGGCGTACGGCGGGAGCAGGCCGTCGGGCAACACCAGGCCGAACGGTACGACCAGGCCGTACGGCACCAGCAGGCCCTACGGCGGCGGCGACTGGCCGGCCGGTTTCCCGCTCCCCGACGGCTGGCTCCCCGAGGGCATCACCATCGGCAGCCGCCCGTACGCCTACATGGGCTCCCGCGCCAACGGCGCCGTCCTCCGCGCCGACCTGCGCACCGGCGCGACCAAGGTCATCCACGCCGGCGCCCCCGGCACGGCGTCCATCGGCCTGAAGCTCGACCGCGACGGCCTGCTGTACGTGGCCGGCGGTGCCGGCGGCACGGCGAGTGTCATCGACGCCCGCACCGGCGCCGTGGTCGCGACCCACCGGCTGACGCCGCCGGCCGGCCACTTCGTCAACGACACCGTCCTCCTCGGCCGCAGCGCCTGGTTCACCGACTCCAACGAGGCGGTCCTGTACGCCGTCCCCCGCGGCCGCTCCGGCGCCGTCCGCGCCCTCCCGCTCACCGGCGACTGGGTCCAGACCCCCGGCGTCTTCAACGCCAACGGCATCGTCGACACCCCCGACGGCCGCGGCCTCATCGTCGTCAGCAGCAGTCCCGGCCGCCTGTACCACGTCGACTCGCGGACCGGCCACGCCACGGAGATCGCGCTGCAGGGCGCGGCGGACGTCGCCAACGGCGACGGCCTGGCCCGCGTCGGCCACACGCTGTACGTGGTCCGCAACCGGGACAACCTGGTCGCCGCCTTCCGCCTCGACCGCGCGATACGCACCGCCACGCTGCACCACACGATCACGGACCCCCGCTTCGACGTCCCCACCACGGCGGCCCGCCACGGCAACCGCCTCTATCTGGTCAACGCCCGCTTCACCTCCCCCCAGGAACCGGACACCACCTTCAACGCGGTGGCAGTCCCCCTCTGAGGCCGTCCGCGAGGGGCACATGAGCGAACACCCGCTCGGCGCACGGGAGATCGCCGAGATCACCGCGTACGTGGACGTCTCCGCACCGCCGCCCGCCGGGCGGGCCACCGCGCATCTCGTCTTCGGCACCAACCAGTTCGGCCCGCCCGTGGAGATCGTCGCCGAGCGCCACCTCCGCGGGCTGGCGCCGATGGTCATCCTCACCGGGGGAGTGAACCGGCACGACGGCGTCGTCGAGGCGCGGGAGTTCCGCCGGCTGCTGGTGGCCCGCGGGGTGCCGGAGGAGGCCATCCGGTGTGAGGACAGGTCGGCGAACACCTGGGAGAACGTCGCGTTCTCGCTGCCGTACGTGCACGAGGCGCTGGCCGCCGGGCTGTCCGTCACCACCGTCAGCAAGTGGTACCACCGGCGCACCGTGCACATGCTGGCCACCCAGGTGCCCGGCATCGGCCCCTTCCACACGCTGACCTGGGACCCCGCGTACGGCGGGCCGGTCGTGACGCGCGCCGCGTGGACCGCCACCCCCGGCGGGCGGCGGCGCGTGCTCCGGGAGTGGGAGGAGTGCGCGCGGCGGGTGACGGACGGGAGCTTCAGCGCGGTGGCGCTGGTGGACGGGGCGTGGCGGCGGCGCCGCGGGCCGGGGGCGTCGACGGCACCGCGGGAGCCGCCCTCGTCGGATTAGTTCGCTTCTCTGCGTATGTGACCTCTTTCCGGCGGGTCTACGACCGGCGGACGGTTACGACGACGACGCCTCGAAGTAGGCGTCGAGAGCCGACTCCAGATCGGCCGCCCACGTCTTCAGCGTCGCCTTGTCCGGGGCCTCCACCTCGGCCGGGCAGATGCCGCGGCTGTCGTGGACGCTGAGGATGAGGCGGCGGCCGAACCGGGAGGTCTTGTACTCGACCGCGCCGATCTCCGGCCAGGTGAACTCGGCCTCGGTGTCGTCGAGCTGGAAGCGGACGCCGGTGCTGTCGACGGTCACCGAGCCGCGGCGGTCGGCGGCTTCGAAGACGGGGCCGTCGGCGTCGGAGCCGTCGGATTCATCGGAGCCGTCGGAGTCGTCGGCCTCGGCGTCACCGGCCGCGGTCGCCTTGTCCTCGTCGGTGTCCCCTTCGGTGTCCTTCCCGGCGGACTCGGCCTTGTCTGCCTTGTTCGCCTTCTCCTTGTCGCTGTCGTCGTCTGCGGAGTCCGCGGAGTCCGCGGAGTCCGCGGAGACTTCGGAGTCCTCGGACTCCTTCTTCTCGTCGGTCGTTTCTGCTTCGTCCTGCTCCTTCTCCTTCTCGTCCGGCGGCGACGATACGAGGCCGGGCAGAGCGGCCGGGTCCATCGCGGCGGCGTTGACGGGCGTGACCTTCAGACCTTTGTTCTCCTCCACGGTCCCAAAGTATGGCCGCTGGCCCCCCTCGCGGTCTCCGGGTCCGGTTACCTGCACCGTGATGCCCGGTTCGGCACCCGGCGGCGGCTTCGTACCATTGCCGTCATGGAGATCGTCGCCGTGCCCTACGACCATCCCGACGCGGTCATGCTCAACGACCGGGTCCAGCTCGAGTACGCCGAGCGGTACGGCGAAGGCGATCACACGGTGATGGACCCGCTGCACTTCACGCCCCCGCGCGGGCTGTACCTGCTCGCGTACGACGCCGACGGCACCCCGCTCGCCACGGGCGGCTGGCGGGCCATGGACGGGACCCCCGAGGGGCACCAGGCCGGTGACGCCGAGCTGAAGCGGATGTACGTGGTCCCCGAGGCCCGGGGGCGGGGTCTTGCCCGGCGGATACTCGCGGCGCTGGAGGAGAGCGCGCGGGCCGCGGGGCGGTCGCGGATGGTGCTGGAGACGGGCAACAAGCAGCCGGAGGCCATAGCGCTGTACATCTCGGAGGGGTACGAGCCGACGGAGAAGTTCGGCTACTACCGCTTCGAGCAGGACAGCCGCTGCTTCGCCAAGCCGCTGCGGGCGGCGCGGGACGGCGAACAGGTGGAGGGCGCCGCGGCCCGCTGAACCGCGGCGGGGGGCCGCAGCGGAGGGCTGCGGCGGAGGCCGGAGGCAGCGCCCGTACCGCCTACCCCTCCCGCTCGTCCACCACCCTGCGGATCTTGCCCACCGATCGCTCCAGCGTCTCCGGCGCCACGACCTCCACCTCCACGCCCACCCCCACGCCCTCCCGCACCCGCCGCGCGATCGCCTCGCCCGCCGCCGTCCGCTGCTCCACCGGCGCCCCCGGCCGGGCCTCGGCCCGTACCGTCATCCGGTCCAGCCGGCCGTCCCGGGTCAGCCGCAACTGGAAGTGCGGGGCCACCCCGGGGGTGCGGAGCACGATCTCCTCGATCTGGCTCGGGAAGACGTTCACGCCGCGCAGGATGATCATGTCGTCGCAGCGTCCGGTGACCTTCTCCATCCGCCGGAACGCCGGCCGCGCCGTGCCCGGCAGCAGCCGGCTGAGGTCGCGGGTGCGGTAGCGGACGACCGGCATGGCCTCCTTCGTCAGCGACGTGAACACCAGCTCGCCGCCCTCGCCCGCCGACCGCACCTCGTCCGTCACGGGGTCCACGATCTCCGGCAGGAAGTGGTCCTCCCAGACGTGCAGCCCGTCCTTGGTCTCCACGCACTCCTGGGCGACGCCGGGCCCGATCACCTCCGAGAGCCCGTAGATGTCCACCGCGTCGAGACCGGCCCGCTCCTCGATCTCGTGCCGCATCTCCTCCGTCCACGGCTCGGCGCCGAAGATGCCGACGCGCAGCGAGCTGGCGCGCGGGTCGAGGCCCTGGCGCTCGAACTCGTCGATGATCGTGAGCATGTACGAGGGCGTGACCATGATGACCTCGGGCGCGAAGTCCCGGATGAGCT from Streptomyces sp. CMB-StM0423 includes the following:
- a CDS encoding LacI family DNA-binding transcriptional regulator, whose amino-acid sequence is MPPPEASPRRSAIGVRDVAALARVSPTTVSNVLSGNRPVSAATRERVHWAIDQLGYRPNLSARNLRLRRAGLIAVAVPEIDIPYFAELTRHVVQAARESGYTVLIDQTGGRLEAERFVLSGMNPGMVDGVLFSPLGIERHEFDNRRGSTPLVLLGERITGTGADHVAIDNVAAAADATAYLLGRGRRSVAALGHQEPRGGGTAPRRTEGYRRALQAAGVPYDPSLVVHTPSYHRRDGALAMAAALDRGARPDAVFCYTDLLALGAIHTLHERGLRVPEDVAVIGIDDIDDGRYSNPTLTTIAPDKAEIARTALGLLLDRIADGGRVARQVVAAHRLEVRRSA
- a CDS encoding YdcF family protein; the protein is MSEHPLGAREIAEITAYVDVSAPPPAGRATAHLVFGTNQFGPPVEIVAERHLRGLAPMVILTGGVNRHDGVVEAREFRRLLVARGVPEEAIRCEDRSANTWENVAFSLPYVHEALAAGLSVTTVSKWYHRRTVHMLATQVPGIGPFHTLTWDPAYGGPVVTRAAWTATPGGRRRVLREWEECARRVTDGSFSAVALVDGAWRRRRGPGASTAPREPPSSD
- a CDS encoding fascin domain-containing protein codes for the protein MRRTLVVLVSLCTALGLPVLETAAAQPGSSSALPGGWEEVQGPEAAAAAEGARAVSANAAEPVAIQSVRNGGFATAEVNYAAPRTGVVRARSANPGTWETFDLIWNEATETYALKSKANNRYVAVERNFTGSAANVLRARSTTAGAWERFTLWYNEELDRWAFRSELNGRFVAMENNYTGSLQYVLRARSETVSGAWEQFYLYDRS
- the paaK gene encoding phenylacetate--CoA ligase PaaK, whose translation is MTPGELAAYQLDRLRATLRHAYDNVPLYRRKFDAAGVTPDDCRTLDDLARFPFTTKDDLREGYPFGMFAVPVADVRRLHASSGTTGLPTVVGYTAADLDTWSGLVARSIRAAGGRAGHRVHVAYGYGLFTGGLGAHYGAERLGCTVIPASGGMTARQVQLIRDFAPEVIMVTPSYMLTIIDEFERQGLDPRASSLRVGIFGAEPWTEEMRHEIEERAGLDAVDIYGLSEVIGPGVAQECVETKDGLHVWEDHFLPEIVDPVTDEVRSAGEGGELVFTSLTKEAMPVVRYRTRDLSRLLPGTARPAFRRMEKVTGRCDDMIILRGVNVFPSQIEEIVLRTPGVAPHFQLRLTRDGRLDRMTVRAEARPGAPVEQRTAAGEAIARRVREGVGVGVEVEVVAPETLERSVGKIRRVVDEREG
- a CDS encoding SMP-30/gluconolactonase/LRE family protein; the protein is MAPNHPRLSRRLLLGAAAGATFTAATVAGTGAAYGGSRPSGNTRPNGTTRPYGTSRPYGGGDWPAGFPLPDGWLPEGITIGSRPYAYMGSRANGAVLRADLRTGATKVIHAGAPGTASIGLKLDRDGLLYVAGGAGGTASVIDARTGAVVATHRLTPPAGHFVNDTVLLGRSAWFTDSNEAVLYAVPRGRSGAVRALPLTGDWVQTPGVFNANGIVDTPDGRGLIVVSSSPGRLYHVDSRTGHATEIALQGAADVANGDGLARVGHTLYVVRNRDNLVAAFRLDRAIRTATLHHTITDPRFDVPTTAARHGNRLYLVNARFTSPQEPDTTFNAVAVPL
- a CDS encoding GNAT family N-acetyltransferase, which produces MEIVAVPYDHPDAVMLNDRVQLEYAERYGEGDHTVMDPLHFTPPRGLYLLAYDADGTPLATGGWRAMDGTPEGHQAGDAELKRMYVVPEARGRGLARRILAALEESARAAGRSRMVLETGNKQPEAIALYISEGYEPTEKFGYYRFEQDSRCFAKPLRAARDGEQVEGAAAR
- a CDS encoding glycoside hydrolase family 2 protein, with translation MPDSHAPAAPAGTPRPEYPRPGFVRADWLNLNGTWQFARDPGDSGFERGLAGRELPERIVVPFCPESELSGIGDTDFHHAVWYRRTVRIPEAWAGRRVLLHFGAVDHDATVWVNGREVARHSGGFTPFSADLGGVVRAGEEAVVVVRARDAAQGPQARGKQSTAYENHACFYTRTTGIWQTVWLEPVADTHFRRPRITPDLAAGCFHVEVPLAGSRTGHRVRAELRDEHGVVVEAAVAADFDLAPRLVLPVPGDRRRPWSPEDPHLYELTLELTGLDGTVTDRAVCTAGLRAVTVDGKRILINGKPVFQRLVLDQGYYPDGLMTAPDDAALVRDIELSLAAGFNGARLHQKVFEERFLHHADRLGYLVWGEFGDWGAGTGGPVGPDNQQPTAGFVAQWLEAVERDYSHPALIGWCPLNETRQVLTDRQSVLDDVTRAMFLATKAADTSRPVLDASGYAHRVPETDVYDSHCYEQDPKAFGDLMAGLRAGTPFVNPQDEAAGQTWSLPYGGQPYFCSEFGGIWWNPEDAASAGEDRLVSWGYGQRPRDEEAFHERFAGLTGVLLGDPDMFGYCYTQLTDVFQEQNGIYRFDRSEKLDVARVRAAQLRPAAFEGESDGA